In Haliaeetus albicilla chromosome 2, bHalAlb1.1, whole genome shotgun sequence, a single genomic region encodes these proteins:
- the LOC138688088 gene encoding uncharacterized protein gives MASVVFGNSFPHSHNRRDYRSPTTGIPPARGQHAHVPSSTHRRQDRALSSPHKGGAARSPPSPSRVKSYRAGTERPPCRAGAGSSLAAGRAEGRWRSGAAPAAPERAGPGQRGCSYPDGRTASPLLQPPPVRYPAPLVRPPSPKPPFSQRLIQLPAPPVTYAAGARPDPLAASCIRPSAQAPRYGSPARPPRATDARAPPPSRSRAPRRP, from the coding sequence ATGGCATCGGTCGTCTTTGGAAACTCTTTCCCGCACAGCCACAACCGGCGCGACTACCGCTCACCGACCACGGGGATACCTCCAGCGAGAGGCCAGCACGCACACGtcccctccagcacccaccgcCGCCAGGACCGTGCCCTCTCCTCCCCGCACAAGGGGGGCGCGGCCCgatcccccccctcccccagcaggGTTAAGAGCTACCGGGCTGGCACCGAGCGCCCGCCCTGCCGCgccggggcaggcagcagcctcGCGGCCGGGAGGGCCGAAGGGCGGTGGCGCTCCGGGGCAGCTCCCGCCGCACCAGAGCGGGCCGGCCCGGGGCAGCGGGGGTGCAGCTATCCCGACGGCAGGACCGCATCgcctctcctccagcctccgCCTGTCCGGTACCCGGCGCCCCTCGTCCGCCCTCCCAGCCCCAAGCCTCCTTTCTCGCAACGCCTCATTCAACTCCCGGCCCCGCCCGTTACCTATGCAGCAGGAGCGCGGCCAGACCCGCTCGCCGCCTCCTGCATTAGACCCTCCGCCCAGGCTCCCCGCTACGGCAGCCCGGCGCGGCCTCCGAGAGCCACGGATGCGAGGGCACCGCCGCCCAGCCGCTCCCGGGCTCCGCGCCGTCCCTAG